The DNA region CTAAATCAGGTTGGATCATTACAACAATAAAAGGAATAATAACTAATACGAGAGTAAGAATAAATTCTCTCAAACCAAGAGTTTTCTTCTCATAATCTAAGTTAGTTAAAAATCCAGAAAGGGATATTACAAGTAGAAGTTTAGAAAGTTCGGATGGTTGAAAAGAAAAACCAAATATAGAGAACCACCTTTGTGCCCCTAAGCTTTCTTTTCCAAAAAAGATCACCATAACCAAAAGAAACAGATTGATTACATATACGTACTTCCACACCCTTTCCCATAATCGATAATAGGTAGTGGCAAAGAATGCAAAAAAAACTAAGCCTATTAAAAAAGCTATTACTTGTCTCTGTAGAAAAACATATGGGGAAAGTTCTTTTGCTATAAGACGAGTAGCAGTAGTATCATATATAAAGAGAAATCCTATAAAAGTCAACAAAATTACAACTAATATTAGTTTTATTTCTCTTCTTTTCATTTAGATCAACCATTCATTTTCCACAAAATTAATCCAGAAACAGGTTTTGGATAAAAATAAGTAGACTTTTGAGGAAGACGTTCTCTATTAATAGCAAGAGTATATACCATTTCAATAGGTATGGAAGGTAATACAAAGGCCGATCTATAGGTACCGCTATATAGTAAACTCTTAACCTCTTTTATATCATGAGAAAATCTTACTAATCCTCTCTCCTGTAATTCATTTTCCGTTTTTCCAAGAGTTCCTTCCCATATACCTTTATGTAAAAGAGTAGTAGGTAAAACCCACCAAAGTTCTGAATGCTCTTTATTTTCTTTCATGTAGTTAATCTTAGGTACTAATCTAAAAATCTTATTATTTACCACATAATATATATAGGGATTATTGGGTCTAAAAAGCAAATCCAAATTTTCAATCTTATTATCCTCTAAATATAGATCAAAATATCTTCTAAGATCATTAATTTCAATTTCTATATCTTTTAAAATCCTATGAGTTGGAAGAAGCTTAATTCCAGGATCATATAAGTCAGTCATCAAAATCATGATATATTTAGCATTAGGATCTTTAACTTCACTATAATAAAGCCATGAAGCCTCATATCTATGATGACCATCAGCAATTAGAATTTTTTTATCTACGAAAAAGTTCATAATTAGGTTAACATGCTCCGCCTTTTCTATTTTCCATATAAGATGATTCCTATTATCCCAACTGTGAGCTTTAATCATAGGTTCTTCTTTCTCAATTTCTATCCAAATACTTCGCAACATACTACTTTTGTCCTCATATATACCCCAAATTGGTTCTAAATTAGCTCTTAAATTTCTTAAAAGTTCAAGCCTATCAAGTTTAGGGCCAGAAAAAGTATGTTCATGGGGCAGTATATTCTCACCCAGAGGTTCCAATTCCAACAAAACAATTATACTGTAATTATACTCATCTCTATCTCCCCACTGAAATTCCTGTTTGTATAAATAAAAACCAGGACTCTCGCTAACTAATATATGAGAATCAATCCATTTTAAAAAAAGATTTTTTATCTCCCTATAGTCAATGGGAGATGAATCTCCCAAAGTTAAATGAGTTATGTTATATCGATGTTTCTTCAAATATTTCTCCCTATCTTCCTTAGGAATAACATCATAAGGGGGAGAGATTAGATCATTGATAGGAAGTTCTGAATTGAACCTAAATGCTGTGAAGGGATAGACATTAACCATTTTCTATTCCTTCCTTTCTTTTAGGGATTATAATCTCAAACTTTGTTCCTTTATTAACTTTGCTTTCTACTCTAATAGTCCACCCATGCCTTTCAATTAATTTTTTTACTATAGAAAGTCCCAAGCCTGTACTAAATCCATCTTCATTAGTCCTTGACTTACTAACTCTATAAAACCTGTCAAAAATTCTATTTAAGTCTTTTTCAGGTATTCCAATACCAGTATCTCTAATCCAGAGAATTACATTGTCCTCATTTTCATTGACCCCTATTTCTATTAACCCCCCTTGAGGAGTATATTTTACTGCATTCTCAACAATGTTAAAAACTATAGTATCAAGGTGTTGAGGATCAGCATTTATAACGAGCTTCTCAGGAATTTTCAAATTTACTTCTAAATTTTTCTTAGAAATATGTGGAGTTAATCTATCTATAACCTCCATTACTATTTCCGTAAGATTTACCTCTTTAAGCTGTAAGTCTATCACTCCTGCTTCAAGTCTAGACAGATTTAATAAATTACTCACAAGTTTTGACATCCTTTCCACTTCTTTTCTCAAATGTGGAAAAAACTCATTGTATATTTCATCTAGAGTAATCTTTTTTTCAGAAAACAAATCAATTAATATTTGGATCGACGTTAAAGGAGTCCTTAACTCATGAGAGGCATTTCCAAGAAACTCTTTAAAATTCTCTTCCATTCTATGAAGAGGGGTATAATCATTAATAATCAATAAAACCTCTTGATTTCCACTTAGATAAAAAGCCTCAACCTCAAGATATTTCTTTTCCTTTCCCCAAAAATTTAAACTGGTTTTATTATATGTTTTACTTTCAAGAGTTTTTTTGTAAAGATCATCAATTTCATAGTCAGGTATTAACTCTATAAGTTTTCTATTATTCTTACTATTATTTTGAATATCAAATAGCTCTTTTATCTTATTGTTGGCAAAAACTACAACACCATCCTTATCCACAATAAGGATACCAAGTTGAACATTCTCAGTAAGTACTTTCCATCTTTCTTCAATCTTGCTTATTTTCATTCCCCTCCTGGAATTTGTATCCTAAGTTCCTAACAGTAATAATATATTTAGGATGACTTGGATCATCTTCTACCTTTTCTCTCAACCATCTTATATATACATCTACTGCTCTGGGTTCACCCCAAAAGTTCTCACCCCATATGTGTTTTATTATCATATCTCTAGTCCACACTCTCCCTGGAGAAGAAAGAAGAAGCTTCAAAATCTCAAACTCTCTATAGGACAAATTAACTTCTTTTCCTTTTACTTTTACTGTCCTTTTCACAAGGTCCATCTCAAAGGGAGGGGCCACAATTTTTTGACTTTTTGATAAATCTGATTGATACCTTCTAAGTACTGCTTCTATCCTTGCCAAAAGTTCTTTTGCACCAAAAGGTTTAGTAATATAGTCATCAGCTCCCATCTTTAATCCTAATACTTTATCCACTTCTTCGTCTTTCGCGGTTAGCATAATGATAGGAACATTACTTATTTTTCTTATCTCCTTACATACCTCCCAGCCATCCTTTTCAGGCAACATAATATCTAAAAGCACAAGATCTGGATTGAATAGTTTAAATTTGTTTAAAGCCTCTACCCCATCATATGCAACTTCTACCTCGTATCCCTCTTTGTTAAGTAAGAGAGTCAAAGAATTTACAATCCCTTTATCATCTTCTACTAAAAGAATCTTTTTCATCTTCTCACCTCAAAATCTTTTTGAAATATTATTCTACCTAATCTCAAAATATTAGATCCTTCTTCTATAGCTATTTCAAAATCCTCAGACATACCCATAGAGAGATAAGGGAGATCTAACTTTGTTAATTCTATAAGTTTTTTCCATATATTATATAGTTTTCTAAAGACCTCTCTAATTGCATCTTTGTCTTGTGTAAGCGGTCCTATAGTCATAAGTCCCTTTATGTTTAAATTTTTAAGCGCAAAGATTTTCTCATATGTTCTCCAAAACTCTTCTTCCTTAAAACCATGTTTGGTAGGTTCTTTGGAAAGATTTAATTGTAAAAGAATGTCTACTTTTTTTCCTTCCTTTCCTGCATGTTTGTTAATTTCTTCTGCAAGATCAAGAGAGTCTACAGAGTGTATCAGAAAAAACATTTTTACCGCTTTTTTCACTTTATTTCTTTGAAGATGTCCCACCATATGCCACTCGCAGGGAAGATCTGAAAGTAAAGAGATCTTTTTCTCTGCCTCTTGAACTCTATTCTCTCCTATTTTATTTATACCTATCTTAACTGCCTCTCTTATATATTCAGGAGGATATCCTTTAGCAACAGCAACTACTGAAATCTCAGAAGGATCTCTTCCACACTCTTCAGCTTTCTTTATTATCCTCTCTTGAACTCTTTTCCAGTTTTCTGCTATGAAGGAAAGATCATTCATACTAAAGAACCTTTAACACCCTTCCTTTAATTATTCTCTCTTTTAATATTATATTGTCAATCTCAATTGGTAAAGTACTTATTTTGTAAAAATTTTTTAAAACTTCTACTTCTAAAATCTTTACCTTGATTATAATCCTATCATTACAATTAATTATTAGATATTTATTTCTTTCAAAAGGGGCTTTAGAGAAAAGGACTAAATACTTAGGAGGAAAATCTCTAATAACTCCAATTATTTCACCTTTTTTTACCTTCCGGTTTAAATAATACGAATATCTTGCTTTTTTTAAATCCTCCCAAGCCAGAGTCTTCCACTTTAAGTCATTTTTAACAAGGTTATCTATATGAAAAATTGCATAGCCAGATTTTTCTGAGATAATTAAATTTTCATATTTCTTCTTAAGTTTTTGAAGTTCCTCATAAATTGTGTCTAGCTTGATGATGTACTCCTTCCTCAAAAAGGATAACCTTTTTATGTTTTCTACAATCTCATTGTACCTACTAAAATCTCCTAAAAAAGCCTCAATCCTTAGTTCATCTATAGAAAGATTTATTTTTTCTCCTATTTCATCTAAGGTTTTTAATGTGTCTTTATATTTATCTCCTAAAATGTCTTCCTCAGGAGAAGTTCTTTTATTTGTATCTTCAATATATCCAACTACCTGTCCTACTCTTACTTTTTCCATTTCTCTAACATTAGTCCTAAGAATCCCATCTAAGGGAGCTCTAAGAACTTGCTCATCAAAAACAAATATACCTATAATCTCATAGTTCTCTTTCCATCTCGTGATAAGAAAAATAACTAAAGCAAAAGTTACCAATGTTATTAATAAAATCAAAAATCTTTTAGGTCTAAATAGTCTTTTATTTTTTTGAATTTTGTAAAAATCTTCTCTATATAAGGTCATTTTAAAAAGATGTATCCTAAATTTCTATTTGAATTTCTATCTCTACGAAAAGAGTAAAAATTTTTGTCACAAAAAGTGCATATATGAGAAATTTCTATATTTGAATCTGGAATATTTTCTTTTTTGAATTGATAGTTTACCAGCTCTACGAGGTCATAGAAAGTTTTGTGATTTCTTGTTATTATGAACTTTTTATATTCCTTAGGAAGTTGACTTATAAAGTCTTCTTTTACTTCAAAACAACAAGAATGAATACTTGGACCTACACTTATTAAAATCTCTTTAGACTCTATACTATAACTTTCTTTTATATGCTTAATAACCTTCAAAGGAAAGTCTCTTAT from Dictyoglomus turgidum DSM 6724 includes:
- a CDS encoding DUF1015 family protein translates to MVNVYPFTAFRFNSELPINDLISPPYDVIPKEDREKYLKKHRYNITHLTLGDSSPIDYREIKNLFLKWIDSHILVSESPGFYLYKQEFQWGDRDEYNYSIIVLLELEPLGENILPHEHTFSGPKLDRLELLRNLRANLEPIWGIYEDKSSMLRSIWIEIEKEEPMIKAHSWDNRNHLIWKIEKAEHVNLIMNFFVDKKILIADGHHRYEASWLYYSEVKDPNAKYIMILMTDLYDPGIKLLPTHRILKDIEIEINDLRRYFDLYLEDNKIENLDLLFRPNNPYIYYVVNNKIFRLVPKINYMKENKEHSELWWVLPTTLLHKGIWEGTLGKTENELQERGLVRFSHDIKEVKSLLYSGTYRSAFVLPSIPIEMVYTLAINRERLPQKSTYFYPKPVSGLILWKMNG
- a CDS encoding sensor histidine kinase; the protein is MKISKIEERWKVLTENVQLGILIVDKDGVVVFANNKIKELFDIQNNSKNNRKLIELIPDYEIDDLYKKTLESKTYNKTSLNFWGKEKKYLEVEAFYLSGNQEVLLIINDYTPLHRMEENFKEFLGNASHELRTPLTSIQILIDLFSEKKITLDEIYNEFFPHLRKEVERMSKLVSNLLNLSRLEAGVIDLQLKEVNLTEIVMEVIDRLTPHISKKNLEVNLKIPEKLVINADPQHLDTIVFNIVENAVKYTPQGGLIEIGVNENEDNVILWIRDTGIGIPEKDLNRIFDRFYRVSKSRTNEDGFSTGLGLSIVKKLIERHGWTIRVESKVNKGTKFEIIIPKRKEGIENG
- a CDS encoding response regulator transcription factor, with amino-acid sequence MKKILLVEDDKGIVNSLTLLLNKEGYEVEVAYDGVEALNKFKLFNPDLVLLDIMLPEKDGWEVCKEIRKISNVPIIMLTAKDEEVDKVLGLKMGADDYITKPFGAKELLARIEAVLRRYQSDLSKSQKIVAPPFEMDLVKRTVKVKGKEVNLSYREFEILKLLLSSPGRVWTRDMIIKHIWGENFWGEPRAVDVYIRWLREKVEDDPSHPKYIITVRNLGYKFQEGNENKQD
- a CDS encoding YggS family pyridoxal phosphate-dependent enzyme, which gives rise to MNDLSFIAENWKRVQERIIKKAEECGRDPSEISVVAVAKGYPPEYIREAVKIGINKIGENRVQEAEKKISLLSDLPCEWHMVGHLQRNKVKKAVKMFFLIHSVDSLDLAEEINKHAGKEGKKVDILLQLNLSKEPTKHGFKEEEFWRTYEKIFALKNLNIKGLMTIGPLTQDKDAIREVFRKLYNIWKKLIELTKLDLPYLSMGMSEDFEIAIEEGSNILRLGRIIFQKDFEVRR